AATAGATAAATTGTATGAGGATTTAAATGAGTAGGATTTGTTTTATTATTATAGCACATAAAAATTATAATCAGACTATGAGATTAATTAATCATCTTAAAACCGATTTTGATTTGTATGTGCATATAGATAAAAAAAGCAAATTAAACATAAAAAGTTTTGATAATGTTTATATATACAAAAAATATAGTATTTATTATGGAGGATTTAGTCAGATAACTACTACTTTATATTTAATGAAAGAGGCTTTTAAGAATAATTATGACAGATATATTTTTATAAGTGCTCAGGATATACCTTTAAAAACTAATAAAGAAATAAATGAGTTTTTTAAAAATAAAATAAATAAAGAGTTTATCTCATATCAAGATGTTGAAGCTGATGAAAACATGTATAAAGAGATGTGC
The Brachyspira sp. SAP_772 genome window above contains:
- a CDS encoding beta-1,6-N-acetylglucosaminyltransferase, whose translation is MSRICFIIIAHKNYNQTMRLINHLKTDFDLYVHIDKKSKLNIKSFDNVYIYKKYSIYYGGFSQITTTLYLMKEAFKNNYDRYIFISAQDIPLKTNKEINEFFKNKINKEFISYQDVEADENMYKEMC